From the genome of Diorhabda carinulata isolate Delta chromosome 2, icDioCari1.1, whole genome shotgun sequence:
TTCAAAACTGCTTTTATGACTCTTCCTGtcctttccaattattttttcaaccttTTGAATATCTGTAATTTTCAAACAGTTTTTATTCCGATTGTACATTTTTGATGATAAATGGCTTATTGGTCATAGGTAGTTTTGATGGGTCAGAagtcctaacctaaccactttACTAAACCATTGGAGTGCAACATATTCAAATTGACACAGGTCTAGAATGAAATTAGTTTTCCACAACCAAAATTGATACACTTtcctacaattatttttttgtaggtTGTTTATCAAAGCAAAAAATCATGAGCCTGAGGGTAAGTTTACCACTGAAACTTTCCCTTGGTCCTAGCATACAAACAACATGATGATTTGTTTGTAGTAAATGGGTAAAGGTACTGAATTTAGCAAATcgaataaagaaaatttgattttatctcatttaaaattagaatagttgcatttattttttatgaatttgtaCCTTTCTTCCAATTCAATCAAAGTAAAGTTGTTAAATctctttattgtattttttttatcaagttattAAACATTTAGGACAGCTTAAATACAATTTCAAGAAATTACaccatatatttataataaacaacaaCATTCCACCCTGTTCTAAATGCATCACTTATAGTCACAATTATACATGTAAAGCTTCTTTTACTCAATATATAAcacttcaataataaatacaaatataaacatttataaagGAATGTACATAAATACTACTTAAAAATTACAACAACTGTTTGTTTTCTTTGCTGTTTTATAGAAGGCTTTTGACTGTATACTTAAACCTTCAGACTTACTCACTAGATCGTCCAATTTTTCTCCTCTTTCTAATACTGCTTGTATGGTATTGTGCTGAAACATTTTGTagttattcaaatatatagtaaagaatgatttttataatatttcaccAGTATAATTTTGGTTTCATCTAAATCTTCTTGTATTTTTGTCAAAGCATCAGCTTCACTAGGATTTTGGTATTTGGCTAAATAAGTATTTAATTGAGGAAATACAACATCTCTTTCTTCTAGAGCTGGCCAATTGGCTGCGGGAAATTTTGCTTGAAATTcgtccaaaatttttgtgattaAAGTATGTGATACTCTAGATGGGTACTCGTGATCTGTTACTACAACTCCAGCCAAATTGTCTGCTCTCACATAAACATGACACAAATATTctacaacaaatatattttgtttttaattaattaaataatgaatagtTAAGATACCTCCTTCTTTAACAGTCTGTCTGGAAGCTGGTATAGTTCTTTCAACaatagttttacaaaaaaatgacataAACTCTTGAACTGATCCTCTTTGAAAGAAGCTAAAACTTTGTAAATCGAAAGCGGATTTTAACCATTTTGCATTTGAAGGTCCTTTATATAAAACACTAATACAATAAACCTTCACcattgttttttctgtttattttagCTATCCAATTGCATAACTATAAACTACTTTGAGggataacaaattataaattattatcaaatcataaatttttgagctaaaattgaataatttaatttataaaatgctatcaaaaatttatttataaaaaatgatatcaatAAAACTTTCCCAGCCCTCGAAACTTCAATTATCCCCACTTACTCTACTTTGCACGTCatcattcttcttcttttatataatacatctAGAACTACGATTAAATAGAGGTGTTGTCTTGGATAGAAGAAAAATGTTAACAAGCAAGTTAAACCTTTATATTTCCTcgtttgataattttaatatcaacaaTGTAGGAAAATCTTAGAATTCAGTCCAAATAACATCTCACAAAGTTTAATACAAAGTAGTTCCAGTGTGTTTAAAACCACtcataaaatagaagaaaatcaataaatatttgattttaacctccaaaatttatttattttataattaatttttaaatatatatttatggCAGTGGAAGATGAGACTAGAAATTCCAACGAAAAAGATAAAGAGTTCAAAGTTAAAGGTAAGCAATACAATTTTGTCAATTCACGTTTATTGGGAAAAAATTGTTCTAGCTGCGATTTTCTTATCTGGCGTCTCCGGAATTTCGGCATTAATAGGCTTTGGAGCAACATTGGCATCTGCTAAAAAACAAGAcccaaaatattttggaattggCATGACACCTTCAAAGGAATTATCTGAAACAGGTGCTTCCTTAGCATTAAGAGCTCTTGGATGGGGAACACTATACGCATTTGTTGGATGCGGAGTTCTATTCTATAGTATTTGGAAATTATCTGGAGCAACTGACGTAAGAAtgcatttccaaattttgaaatgttttaatttgtaCTGCTTTATTTAGATTAAAGATTTTCGGTACAAAGTTGGTTCAGTACTTCCAAGCATTCCCAAAAATAATCCACCACAGGGAAGAACTGAATTTACTGGCTTAAATGACTTACTGGAATATTTACAGCAACAAAAAGGTGCTAGAGATTAATAGGAGACAACAATTAATGTAGAAACTGATTCTGTTTTGCCTTAAGTaaatgtaattttgaattttttataaaatgcagaataaagtttgttattttgtttttatttcgatattagatattgaaaattataaaatgtaaagaTTTTTTCAACATGTACTGatgaatacaaaataaaaagctATAGGAAACTAAATCAAGAAATGTTgggaaggaaaaaaataaatatctgaggaatttctctaaaaaaattcaaaagttttgaTATAATCACGAGGAGAAGACATTTAGCAAGTAGAAGACTTACCAATACAGTGTTGCTTAACTTTCTTTGGTGGTTGAAGTTGATCAAAACTCTTCTGAACTGAAGGGAAGAAAACTGCAGAAATTCCTCATTTCATCACgaaaattgtgtattttatgatttttacttcaatatatttttggtcAAACATACAACTGGAATATATTCCAAATCTCCAGTAGGCCAAATAAGAGTAACCTTTGAAAACGTTTTGTAAATATAGTATTGAACAAGCAAGAATTACTAagcttttatcaatttaaaattaacagTACCTTTATAACTACCAAGTAGCAACATGAAACACCTATAAAGAGtacaatatattcaataataaaattattgacagACAACAATTAGTAAAACTCAAtgaaacaaaaagtgaaaatcataaaatcattttaagtGTTTGTATTATACATTAACGATCTTTTATGTAATTTGCCAAATGGAGGAATTGTATTAAATGCTATAATATGAGATTTTTTCAGAAACCACTGGACCGATCTTGTTCAATATATACTGCATCTTTAATATGCTATGAACCAGCGATTGAACTAGGATTATCATGATTGCttcgatagtttttttttctacgagcgaaaaatataattttcaaaattgtataaaaaagtcaattttcataatttagaaTTCACTCTAGTTCTATTGctagtaataaatataaaaattaaaataccgTTTGGTTTTTTGATTTTGGATAACCAGAACAGCCGCAATCTTAGTTACCATCAAACATCTCTTTCACTTGATGTCTTCCTGCCAGCCACTATAACTActattctattatatattttgaattataaagcttatttaaatgttattaaagATTGTACAAAAACAATAAGATTGATTATATCAATTGTTTGTCCTTAAAAAATTACCGAAAAAGCAGAGAAACTAGAGGACCCCCTTAATACCGGACTTACGCTCAGGCATAATTGCCTATGTAGAATTACAGTGTAATTGActggtttaaaataaatattgatttgacttttatcgatttgttttatattttttctgtttctatattttgtatatttttgacaaGCATTGTTTGAATCTTCAAATTCACATCAAAATAAATCTAATCTTATTATACTTATCACTAATATTATAACATGAAGTTGACTAAGAAAAATGCAATCATAGAAGTAttctattatataatataaaatgagcatatataaaatatcttaGACAAGGTGTATCTAAATAGAATAGTTTTcattactttttcaaatttaaaagacGTCACTATATCATATGCATTAAAAGTGTTTGTTAATTGAATACTAGTGTGGTACAGCTGAGAGGTCACTGGATGTCAAATAGTTAATGTCAGCTGTCAAAATAGTTGAGTGGCTAATGGTTCTCCACTTTGTAGtatttcttgtttatttgtaaaaaaaaaagataaaatgcAGATTTCTAAATACACTAGTATATTAAATTGTGTTTGATAATGATAGAAGTGGCATGTAGCACACATGAAAAGGACTACACTTAAAATATGAGTTGAATTGTTTCCTAGTTTCCTTTGTATTTAGTTTGTAAgtatgttttcaatttaattgtttGTCGAGATTATTGAACTAACGAAAAAAGTTGCAGAAATTATTCTTGAAACTGTTATATTTGATATGTTACACATTCCgggattatttatttttaagatttgtaatatggaaaaaaaagtatccactcatttttatattatttaaaattctaaaaatatcgtTTTTGGAGTCTGGTGACCACATGCCTTATGGTTAATGTGTTGATCTTACTGTCTTACCCAATTTAAATCCTTGAAATTCCGGATAATTACTTtgtaatttatatcaaaataaactttctGAGTTCAGTTTATTGAAACTTACATATAACacatttcataattatttaatttgctTATCTGTTCCTCCTAATCAAGatttaatctaattttaaaaacaatgagTTGCCATGAAAACAAAATCATATTTAGAAATAtccattcaataaattttatcatgGGAACTTAttactcaatataaaaattgctTAATTAGatataagaatattattttcagtgtGTAATATTTAGAGTTCAGTATATTTTGGTAATCTCATAATgcataaaaatatatcaatttattaaaaaaatcagaaacaCCAATAGTAACACTTTTATTTACAGATAGTTTAAACAAAAGTTATAGATATGGCTAGAGAAGAGATAACAAGAAAATGGGAAATATTTCAAGgtagaaatagattttattgCAATGGGAGGCTAATGACTGCACCACATTCTGGAGTATTTTTATTGACCCTCTGTTTAATAACATTTACCAGCatgttgtttttcatttttgagtAAGTATAATATAGCTAATTGCCACACTACAGTCAtaacttaaaaattttcaaagtgattGACTCCATTTCTTCATGAAGACCTAATTTTGTTTCTGAATAAATGAGGtggacattttcaaaaaagattcTAATGTTTTATTCTGCAACCTCAGAAAAGTGAAAGATATCAATTTAGAGTATACCACAAGAAGGgctttgaaaaatgtattggaGTCAAAGATAAGGACATTTTGATCTTTCTCAAGGATTGTAGAAACTGTTTGATGTGTGGTTTCCAAACTTTGGGAAAATATCTCTTAGCATTAAAGTTAACTAAAGCAATAAGTTTCCTTAATCCCAATAAAACTGGCAAGcacaaaaagtcaaaaaatcacaaaataaactgaaaagaGGAAActagaaaaattggaaacagAAGAGGAAAAATTCTTGAAGACTTAAAAACAGCTTACAACAGTTGAGCAagaataaattgagaaaataactTGGTTGTTCTATTATacttgtattttataaaataaatattcatcataataaaaGTGTAGTAAATTCACGAAATTTCAACTGAGAAAATGTGACAACTAACCTAGAAAAACCAGGAGAAAGACGGgaatttgatattcaatttttactagATACCCTGGTtacaaatttatcaacaaaatacaAATGATCACAATtgttaaaaagtttatttttaaactttttaaactaaaatttttaaagaaatcattataaaactGAAACTTCCTTTTCAGCTGTAAATATTTAGCAGAGAATGTAACAATAGCTATTCCTATTATTGGAGTGTTGCTATTTTTATTTACCATGTCTTCCTTACTACGTACAAGTCTTTCTGACCCTGGTATCATACCCAGGGCATCGTCAG
Proteins encoded in this window:
- the LOC130890966 gene encoding synaptobrevin homolog YKT6, which produces MVKVYCISVLYKGPSNAKWLKSAFDLQSFSFFQRGSVQEFMSFFCKTIVERTIPASRQTVKEGEYLCHVYVRADNLAGVVVTDHEYPSRVSHTLITKILDEFQAKFPAANWPALEERDVVFPQLNTYLAKYQNPSEADALTKIQEDLDETKIILHNTIQAVLERGEKLDDLVSKSEGLSIQSKAFYKTAKKTNSCCNF
- the LOC130890967 gene encoding transmembrane protein 242 isoform X2; the protein is MAVEDETRNSNEKDKEFKVKAAIFLSGVSGISALIGFGATLASAKKQDPKYFGIGMTPSKELSETGASLALRALGWGTLYAFVGCGVLFYSIWKLSGATDKPLDRSCSIYTASLICYEPAIELGLS
- the LOC130890967 gene encoding transmembrane protein 242 isoform X1 is translated as MAVEDETRNSNEKDKEFKVKAAIFLSGVSGISALIGFGATLASAKKQDPKYFGIGMTPSKELSETGASLALRALGWGTLYAFVGCGVLFYSIWKLSGATDIKDFRYKVGSVLPSIPKNNPPQGRTEFTGLNDLLEYLQQQKGARD